GTAACCAACTTTACGGTTAAAGTTCGTATTGATGCAGATTCTTATACTGCATTGTTGAAAAAGACCGTTGATAACCCATCGCCCTTCCGTCCGGGTTTAACCGCTACGGTTGATATCAACACCAATCATGTAAAATCATTGTCGGTTCCTATTCAATCGGTAACTACCCGCGATGAAAAGAAAGATACTGGTGCAGCAGCGGCTTCAAAGGATGATAAAAAGTCGCAGATCAGTGCTCCGGCTAAAGAGTATGTGTTTGTTTACTCAGCCCCAGGTAAATTAAAACAAGTGCAGGTAACTACCGGTATTCAGAATGATACCTATATCCAGATCCTATCTGGTTTAAAAGGCGGCGAAGAAGTGGTATCCGCCCCATATTCTGCCATATCAAAAACATTGGCAGATGGTATGATGGTTCAAAAAGTGGATAAATCAAAACTATTTAATACAGATAACAAGTAATCCCCGCCGGGAATAAAATCATAAAAAAGGGCTGCTTCAAATTTCTGAAGCAGCCCTTTTTGCTTACTATCGGCAAGACTTAAACTTTTAAGCCCCCGAAAATGCTGAACATCATCACACTTAAAACTACAAAAGTGATGAGGATATAGAGCCTGTCTTTTTCCAATATGAAACCTATCAACGAAAAAAAGATGCGTAAAATAGGCGTGGCAATTAATACCAGTACACCCAATTGTATAATCCCTTTGGCGTTAAATGAGCAAACACCGCTCATGATCTGACTAATAGTGGTAAAGCCTGCCTGTTCTCCCACAAACGTATGATACGCGGGTATACTGCTGTGTTGATATTGATGCAGATAGATAATACCCCCGATAAAAACAATAAGGCTTGCGGTGATAACCCCGTATCTCAATAAATAACCAATCAGTTTTTCTATATCCTGATCAGCCGTAAAGGCTTTTGAAAGTATCTTTTTCATGATCTTGTTTGTTTAGAATTTGTGGTTATAACCGTTAAATATCATCTCGGCGGCAACAAAGGTGATGGCCACGCAGAAGATATATTTTAACACTTTTGGATCCATACGGGTAAGTAGTTTAGAACCTGTGAACGCCCCACCCAGTACCCCCAGCATCACCGGGAAAGCAATACCCGGATCCATATAACCCCTTTGTAAATACACTACAGCACTGGCGGCTGCAGTAACGCCGATCATAAAATTGCTGGTAGTGGTGCTTACCTTAAAGGGTATGTGCATAGCCGAATCCATAGCCAGAACTTTTAATGCCCCCGAGCCGATACCTAAAAGACCCGACAGAACACCAGCCAGGGTCATAATAGAGAAGCCTGCGCCTACATTTTTTAATTTGTATTCTACTTCGCCATCTTTAGTGGGATAGCTGCTGTTGAGTTTTAATTTGTAGGATAGCTTACTGCCTTCGGTTAAAGCTTCCATGTTCTTTTTGCGGAGGGTCATGGCGGCCGAGAATAAAAGGATAGCGCCAAAAAGAATGGCGATGGTATTGGTTGGTGTATACACCGCGATGATGGCACCGCCAACGGCCCCAACTGTCGTGGCTATTTCCAGGAACATCCCTAAACGGATATTGGTGATACCTTCTTTGATATAAGCGCTCGCAGCACCCGAAGAATTGGCAATAGAAGCCAGTAAAGCTGCGCCAATGGCGTAGCGTATATCTACATGAAATACAAGGGTAAGTAATGGAATTACTACTACGCCACCGCCTAAGCCGGTGAGCGAGCCAACCAGGCCGGCCAGGTAGGCTCCTGCCAACAAAATGAGGGTGAATGTTATAATGGTCATGATATAAGGATATTAATAGTTGTTATTTAAAATTTGCTGTATCAGTTGCTCGGCTTGTTTAACTTTTTGGACTTTGATAGCCTTAAACAGCTGCTCATGCAGGTGGTGGCTCATGGCAAAATGACTAACGCCTTGTGCCTCGCGTTTGGAAAAGAAATCGCGGATAATGAGGGTGAAACTTTCATAAAGATCGGCCAGTACATTGTTTAATGAGGCATGAGCTATGGCCATGTGAAAAGCAATGTCGGCATCAACACAGGCTTGTCGCTGTTCGGATTGTATAGCTTGTTTTCTTTTTTCGAGGGATAGCTCAATTTGATTTATATCTGCTTCGGATCGGTTTTGTGCCGCCAGTCTTACTATTTCTCCTTCCAGTAATGCCCGTACGGCGTTGATCTGGTCAAAGTCTGCGTTTTTTAAACGCTGCTCAATAGTTTGCTCGCCTACAAAGGAGTTGACAAATGTTCCGGAACCTTGCTGCACTTTGAGTATGCCGGCGGTTGCCAGGGTTTTAATGGCTTCCCGGATGGTGGAACGGCCTACACTGTATAGCTGCATTAATTCGGGCTCGGCGGGTATTTTTTCATTGAGTTTGAACTTGCCCTGCGCTATATCATTCCTGATTTGGCTGATGACGCGGCTACCGAGGGTTTCTTTCTTATCCATATCGCTGATGATTTGATATGTAAAGGTATGATGTTTTTATTAAAACATCTGATGTTTAAAAATATTTATGACATTGATATGATAGAGATGGTGGGTTCCAGATGAGAGGCAGAGTCTAAGAGAAGATATTATGCTGAGCTCGTCGAAGCATGGTGATAGGGCCTCTGCACACGCTCTTCGACGGGCTCAGAGTGACAGGCCTTTTAGGACATTATATGTCCCCCAGCACAGCAAAAGCTAAACTGTGATCTCGAACGAGGTACGAGGAGAGATCTTATACATAAGATATGTCAATTGTACAAGATTTCTCCTCGTACCTCGTTCGAAATGACAAAATGGAATGATTGTTTTGAAAATTATTTACTCCACCACCCCCTGCAAACTCATTACCGCCTGATCAAGAAAATTGGGGATCAGCGTGCGTTGGGTATGGGTTATTTTGTCCGGATCATCTAATCTATCAAGCATTTCGCGGTATTTTACTTCGCCGTGCTCGTTGATCACTTCGTCCTTTTTCTCATCTCGTAGCAGCATAGCTTTCATTCCCCCTGCATCAGCCTCGGGATGAAACTGGGTGGCAAAAAAATAATCGTTATAGCGGATGGCCATCATGGCGCGGGGCAGATCAATGTGAGGGCGCTCTTTTTCAATAGCTACCAGTTGCATGCCCAGTTCCTGAAAACGCTTTTCATCCGGGTTTATCACCTGCCAGCTGCGGGAGTCGACGGCATAGAAAGGATCACCTAAACCCTCAAAAACAGGTTCATGGGCGCCAGTCGGGGTTTGATTAACCGGCAGTACCCCAAATGATGGCGAACGGCGCATGTTGATATCGCCCAGCTTATAATGGCGGCACATCAATTGGAAGGAGTGGCACACAAACAGCGTATGTTTTTTATCAGTAGTGTTGGATAGATTATGGTCTTCCAGTTTTTCTATCAGTCTGAAATATTTTTTCTCCCACTCGGTACCTTCGGATATCAGCGGATCGCCGGGACCACCGCTGGAGATATAAATGTCGAAATTAGCACCCGGCATTTCACAGCGCCTACGCACGTCAAATATCTGGTAATTTAAATTCAGCTCGTGCTGTGCTTTATATCGGTTCAAAATTTCCTGGAAACCACGCATTCCCTCATTAGCTATCCCATCATATAAGTCGAGTATTGCTACCCTGATTTCCGGTTTTGTTGTCATTTTGTTCTTTTATAGTTTGTTAAATCCTCTCCTTTATGTAGTAGCCATTGGCAGCTATTCCCAAAAGGATGTCATACTGAGCTCCGTCGAAGTATGGTGGGCAGGCCTCTGCGCTCTACCCTTCGACGGGGCTCAGGGTGACAGCCCTCTTTGTGTTATTCTTTCGTTATGCCTTTTTATAGTCTATTACGCTCTGTTATGGCCGTGGGGTCATAACCCCTTTAAAGTTTGTGAGGTAATGTAATCCACTACGTCTACAAAGCTACTGTTTTGTTGGTAAACGGCTAACTGCCTGTCGGCGCCGGTGCCATGTTCCAGTATTTTGTGTACGTATTGCAGATCGTCGCGCGAGCCCAGTTCATCCACCACATCATCCACAAAATCCAATAATTCCAGTACCAGCGAACGGGTGTTTACTTCCATCTCTTTACCAAAATCGATCATTTTACCGTCGATGCCGTAACGGGCCGCACGCCATTTATTTTCGTTGATGAGCGCGCGTGAGTAGGTGATGAACTTCATATTCTGCTGCCTCAGTTTATACAGTTTAGCGCACAGAGCCTGAAAAAGGGCGGTAAAGGCGATGGTTTCATCAACCAGCATAGGGCAATCACAAATCCGGAATTCAATGGTTTCGAAGAAGGGGTGCACACGGATATCCCACCAGATCTTTTTGGCATTATCAATACAATTGGTTTTTACCAGTAGTTTGATGTAACTATCATACTCCTCAATGCTGCTGAAAGTATCAGGGATGCCTGTGCGCGGAAACTTGTCAAACACCTTAGTGCGAAAGGATCTGAACCCCGTATTGCGCCCTTCCCAAAAAGGGGAGTTGGTTGATAAAGCGAAAACGTGAGGCAGAAAGTAACGTACCTGATTGGCGATGTGAATAGCCATATCGCGCGACTGGATGCCCACGTGTACATGCAACCCAAAAATAAGGTTGGAGCGGGCGGCTTCCTGCATTTCGTCCACAATTTCAAAATACCTTGGATGATCGGTGATCAGCTGGTGCTGCCAATGCGAGAAAGGGTGCGTGCCCGCGGCACCTATGCGTAAACCAATGTCGCCGGCCAGTTGGGCTACCGTAGTACGGAGTTTACTTACCTCCTCGCGGGCCTCCTGGGTGTTATGGCAAATATGCGTGCCAACTTCCACCACGGCCTGGTGCATTTCGGCCTTCACCTGATCCTCATGGATCTTTTGGGCGCTATCCACAATTTTCTGCTCGTGCGATTTTAGCTCCCTGGTTACGGGATCAATCACCATAAATTCTTCTTCAACACCTAGGGTAAATTCGTTCATAATTGGTTAGGTTATCGTACTTCTAATACATAGGTAATGTCATTTCGAACGGAGTGAGAAATCTTTTACACGGGTTATGCTGGGCGTATAAGATTTCTCACTCCGTTCGAAATGACAACTGTTTTTCACTATCCATGTCATGCTGAACTTGTTTCAGCATCCCACGGGCAAGGTATACACCATACAAGCCAGTGGCTAAGCATGTGGGATCCCGAAATAAATTGGGGATGACTTCAATTTTATTTCTTAGCAGCAGGCTTTTTAGCTGCTTTTTTTACTTCTTTTTCTTTCTTTGGTTTTTCTGCTGCCTTAACCTTAACAGGTTGGGCGACTTCTTTAGCCAGGGCAGGTGCTTTCGCTACTTTCTTTACTTTACTCTCCGTTTCAACAGGAGGGTTTACCCGGCCAATATAAATTTCCTTTTTTACCGGCTTGGGGCTGATCAGCGGTGTTTTGGCTGCCGATGTTTTTACATATTCGCCCCAGGTAAGGTT
This region of Mucilaginibacter inviolabilis genomic DNA includes:
- a CDS encoding DUF1634 domain-containing protein — its product is MKKILSKAFTADQDIEKLIGYLLRYGVITASLIVFIGGIIYLHQYQHSSIPAYHTFVGEQAGFTTISQIMSGVCSFNAKGIIQLGVLVLIATPILRIFFSLIGFILEKDRLYILITFVVLSVMMFSIFGGLKV
- a CDS encoding sulfite exporter TauE/SafE family protein, whose product is MTIITFTLILLAGAYLAGLVGSLTGLGGGVVVIPLLTLVFHVDIRYAIGAALLASIANSSGAASAYIKEGITNIRLGMFLEIATTVGAVGGAIIAVYTPTNTIAILFGAILLFSAAMTLRKKNMEALTEGSKLSYKLKLNSSYPTKDGEVEYKLKNVGAGFSIMTLAGVLSGLLGIGSGALKVLAMDSAMHIPFKVSTTTSNFMIGVTAAASAVVYLQRGYMDPGIAFPVMLGVLGGAFTGSKLLTRMDPKVLKYIFCVAITFVAAEMIFNGYNHKF
- a CDS encoding FadR/GntR family transcriptional regulator produces the protein MDKKETLGSRVISQIRNDIAQGKFKLNEKIPAEPELMQLYSVGRSTIREAIKTLATAGILKVQQGSGTFVNSFVGEQTIEQRLKNADFDQINAVRALLEGEIVRLAAQNRSEADINQIELSLEKRKQAIQSEQRQACVDADIAFHMAIAHASLNNVLADLYESFTLIIRDFFSKREAQGVSHFAMSHHLHEQLFKAIKVQKVKQAEQLIQQILNNNY
- a CDS encoding type 1 glutamine amidotransferase, producing MTTKPEIRVAILDLYDGIANEGMRGFQEILNRYKAQHELNLNYQIFDVRRRCEMPGANFDIYISSGGPGDPLISEGTEWEKKYFRLIEKLEDHNLSNTTDKKHTLFVCHSFQLMCRHYKLGDINMRRSPSFGVLPVNQTPTGAHEPVFEGLGDPFYAVDSRSWQVINPDEKRFQELGMQLVAIEKERPHIDLPRAMMAIRYNDYFFATQFHPEADAGGMKAMLLRDEKKDEVINEHGEVKYREMLDRLDDPDKITHTQRTLIPNFLDQAVMSLQGVVE
- a CDS encoding carboxylate-amine ligase — its product is MNEFTLGVEEEFMVIDPVTRELKSHEQKIVDSAQKIHEDQVKAEMHQAVVEVGTHICHNTQEAREEVSKLRTTVAQLAGDIGLRIGAAGTHPFSHWQHQLITDHPRYFEIVDEMQEAARSNLIFGLHVHVGIQSRDMAIHIANQVRYFLPHVFALSTNSPFWEGRNTGFRSFRTKVFDKFPRTGIPDTFSSIEEYDSYIKLLVKTNCIDNAKKIWWDIRVHPFFETIEFRICDCPMLVDETIAFTALFQALCAKLYKLRQQNMKFITYSRALINENKWRAARYGIDGKMIDFGKEMEVNTRSLVLELLDFVDDVVDELGSRDDLQYVHKILEHGTGADRQLAVYQQNSSFVDVVDYITSQTLKGL